Proteins encoded by one window of Mus musculus strain C57BL/6J chromosome 10, GRCm38.p6 C57BL/6J:
- the Lrrc10 gene encoding leucine-rich repeat-containing protein 10: MGNTIRAFVAFIPTDRCQSYVVGDLREMPLDRMVDLSGSQLRRFPLHVCSFTELVKLYLSDNHLHSLPPDLAQLQNLQILALDFNNFKALPRVVCTLKQLCILYLGNNKLCDLPDELSLLQNLRTLWLESNCLTRLPDVVCELSLLKTLHAGSNALRLLPGQLRRLRELRTIWLSGNQLADFPSVLLRMPFLEVIDVDRNSIRYFPSLAHLTNLKLVIYDHNPCRNAPKVGKGVRRVGRWAEETPEPDPRKARRYALAKEENQEPPPPLLPSSS, from the coding sequence ATGGGAAACACCATCCGGGCCTTCGTGGCTTTCATCCCCACCGACCGCTGCCAGAGTTATGTGGTGGGAGACCTCCGGGAGATGCCCCTGGACAGGATGGTGGATCTGAGCGGGAGCCAGCTGCGTCGCTTCCCACTGCACGTGTGCTCCTTCACGGAGCTGGTGAAGCTCTACCTCAGCGACAACCACCTTCACAGCCTGCCTCCCGACCTGGCACAGCTGCAGAACCTGCAGATCCTGGCCTTGGATTTCAACAACTTCAAAGCTCTCCCCCGGGTGGTGTGTACCTTGAAACAGCTCTGCATCCTCTACCTGGGCAATAACAAACTCTGTGACCTCCCGGATGAGCTCAGCCTGCTCCAGAACCTACGGACCCTGTGGCTCGAATCCAACTGCCTCACCCGGCTGCCCGATGTGGTGTGTGAGCTGAGTCTCCTTAAAACCCTGCATGCCGGTTCCAACGCCCTACGTCTGCTACCCGGCCAGCTCCGGCGCCTGCGCGAGCTCAGGACCATCTGGCTCTCCGGCAATCAGCTAGCTGACTTCCCCTCGGTACTGCTTCGCATGCCCTTTCTGGAGGTGATCGACGTGGATCGGAACAGTATCCGCTACTTCCCCAGCCTGGCCCACTTGACAAATCTGAAGCTGGTCATCTATGACCACaatccttgcagaaatgccccCAAGGTGGGCAAAGGGGTTCGCCGTGTTGGGAGATGGGCAGAGGAGACACCAGAGCCTGACCCCAGAAAAGCTAGGCGGTACGCACTGGCCAAGGAAGAGAATCAAGAGccacctcctccccttcttccttccagcTCTTGA